A region of Dictyoglomus sp. NZ13-RE01 DNA encodes the following proteins:
- a CDS encoding LacI family transcriptional regulator, with translation MKKVTIREIAKTAGVSTATVSRALSGVGYVSEETKKKIIEISEKLGYKLEKKKHKKTLTKVIGVIVTDVTNPFFTQVVRGIEDTLNNMGYSLILCNSDEDIEKEKEYFRVLESKKVDGIILTPAGGSHKHLLHYLKKDIPIVLLDRLIEEVELDAVIIDNVAGAYEGVKHLIQQGYRKIGAIIGPLSVMTSKERLEGYKKALEEAGIEIREDFVENGEYTQNGGYRAVKKLLSKGKIDALFIANNVMTIGAMLAISELNINVPEELGIVGFDDIDLAPLLKCPLTTISQPTYLIGVNSAQILIRRLQGKGKKEKEIVVLKPRLIVRESSRRMILKEDRR, from the coding sequence AAAAGTTACTATAAGAGAGATAGCAAAAACAGCTGGGGTTTCTACTGCAACAGTTTCTCGTGCTTTATCTGGAGTGGGCTATGTAAGTGAAGAAACAAAGAAAAAAATTATAGAAATAAGTGAAAAGCTTGGATACAAATTAGAAAAGAAAAAACATAAAAAGACTTTAACTAAAGTAATTGGCGTAATAGTTACAGATGTAACAAATCCATTTTTTACACAAGTAGTAAGAGGCATAGAAGATACTTTGAACAACATGGGATATAGCCTTATTTTATGTAATAGTGATGAAGATATTGAAAAAGAAAAAGAGTATTTTAGAGTTTTAGAGAGTAAAAAAGTAGATGGGATTATTCTTACTCCTGCGGGAGGAAGCCATAAGCATTTACTCCATTATTTAAAAAAGGATATTCCCATTGTCCTTTTAGATAGATTGATCGAGGAAGTAGAATTAGATGCGGTAATTATTGATAATGTTGCTGGAGCTTATGAAGGGGTAAAACATTTAATTCAACAAGGTTATAGAAAAATTGGAGCAATTATTGGACCTTTAAGTGTAATGACTTCAAAGGAGAGATTAGAAGGATATAAAAAGGCATTGGAAGAGGCAGGTATAGAAATTAGAGAAGATTTTGTAGAAAATGGTGAATATACTCAAAATGGGGGATATAGGGCTGTTAAAAAGCTTCTTTCAAAAGGGAAGATTGATGCCCTTTTTATTGCTAACAATGTAATGACTATAGGAGCTATGCTTGCTATTTCAGAACTAAATATAAATGTTCCGGAAGAATTGGGGATTGTAGGTTTTGATGATATTGATTTGGCACCTCTATTGAAATGTCCCTTAACTACAATCTCTCAGCCTACATATTTAATTGGAGTAAATTCCGCCCAAATTCTAATAAGGAGATTGCAAGGAAAAGGGAAGAAAGAAAAAGAGATTGTGGTTTTAAAACCTCGGTTAATAGTAAGGGAATCAAGTAGAAGAATGATTTTAAAGGAGGATAGGAGGTGA